One part of the Vidua macroura isolate BioBank_ID:100142 chromosome 14, ASM2450914v1, whole genome shotgun sequence genome encodes these proteins:
- the LOC128814329 gene encoding LOW QUALITY PROTEIN: cyclic nucleotide-gated olfactory channel-like (The sequence of the model RefSeq protein was modified relative to this genomic sequence to represent the inferred CDS: inserted 1 base in 1 codon) → MTVRLLLCPCSVQNSGCACLPXSRMVRLVLVLRDWANKSLHEEQQRPDPFLERFQGPELLTVAAGAGDELEDEETEKLNKKRKWLFFVLDPAGDWYYHWLAVIAVPVLYNWCLLVARACFTDLQKTYFVLWLVLDYISDALYLGDTVIRLHTGFLEQGLLVKDLKKLRHNYIHTLQFKLDVLSTLPTDLAYFWVGLHCPELRFNRLLRFSRMFEFFDRTETRTSHPNIFRISNLVLYILVIIHWNACIYYAISKAIGFGEDSWVYPNVTDPEYGYLTREYVYCLYWSTLTLTTIGETPPPVRDEEYLFVIFDFLIGVLIFATIVGNVGSMISNMNATRAEFQAKIDAVKHYMQFRKVSKDLETKVIKWFDYLWTNKKAVDEREVLKNLPDKLRAEIAINVHLETLKKVRIFQNCEAGLLVELVLKLRPQVFSPGDYVCRKGDIGKEMYIIKEGKLAVVADDGMTQYALLTAGGCFGEISILNIKGSKMGNRRTANIRSLGYSDLFCLSKEDLMEAVTEYPDAKRILEERGREILIKEGLLDESAAEESTEGKSMEERLDRVASNLDVLHTRFGRLLTEYSDAQMKLKQRITALESKMRQEEPEDFFSDSSDSLFEDEEKASPGGMQ, encoded by the exons aTGACTGTGAGGCTGTTGCTTTGCCCTTGCTCTGTTCAGAACTCTGGCTGTGCCTGTCTCC TGTCCAGGATGGTCCGGCTGGTGCTGGTGCTCAGGGACTGGGCCAACAAGAGCCTGCacgaggagcagcagaggccaGACCCCTTCCTGGAGCGTTTTCAAGGCCCCGAGCTCCTGACAGTGGCTGCAGGTGCTGGCGACGAGCTTGAGGATGAGGAGACTGAGAAGTTAAACAAAAA GAGGAAATGGCTCTTCTTTGTGCTGGACCCTGCAGGGGACTGGTATTACCACTGGCTGGCTGTGATTGCAGTTCCTGTCCTCTATAACTGGTGCCTGCTCGTAGCCAG GGCTTGCTTCACTGACCTGCAAAAGACCTATTTTGTGCTGTGGCTGGTGTTAGATTACATCTCAGATGCCCTCTACCTCGGGGACACAGTGATCCGCCTGCACACag GATTCTTGGAACAGGGCCTCCTGGTTAAGGACCTGAAGAAGTTACGGCATAACTACATCCACACGCTCCAGTTCAAGCTGGATGTTCTCTCCACCCTGCCCACAGACCTGGCCTATTTTTGGGTGGGACTGCACTGCCCTGAGCTGCGTTTCAACAGGCTGCTGCGCTTCTCCCGCATGTTTGAGTTCTTTGACAGGACTGAGACCAGAACCAGCCACCCCAACATCTTCCGCATCAGCAACTTGGTTCTTTACATCCTTGTCATCATCCACTGGAACGCCTGCATTTATTATGCCATCTCCAAGGCCATAGGCTTCGGGGAGGACAGCTGGGTCTATCCCAATGTCACAGACCCTGAGTACGGGTATCTGACCCGGGAGTACGTCTACTGTCTTTACTGGTCTACGCTGACTCTGACCACCATTGGGGAGACCCCTCCGCCCGTGCGGGATGAAGAGTACCTCTTCGTGATCTTTGACTTCCTCATCGGCGTCCTCATCTTCGCCACCATCGTGGGGAACGTGGGGTCCATGATATCCAACATGAACGCCACCAGGGCGGAGTTCCAGGCCAAAATCGACGCCGTCAAACACTACATGCAGTTCCGCAAGGTGAGCAAAGACTTGGAAACCAAAGTCATCAAGTGGTTCGACTACCTGTGGACCAACAAGAAGGCAGTAGACGAACGGGAGGTCCTCAAGAACCTCCCTGATAAGTTAAGGGCAGAGATTGCCATCAATGTGCACCTGGAGACACTGAAGAAGGTGAGGATTTTCCAGAATTGCGaggcagggctgctggtggagctggtgCTGAAGCTTCGCCCTCAGGTGTTCAGCCCGGGGGATTACGTGTGCCGCAAAGGGGACATCGGGAAGGAGATGTACATCATCAAGGAGGGCAAGCTGGCCGTGGTGGCGGATGACGGGATGACACAATATGCTTTGCTCACTGCAGGGGGCTGCTTTGGTGAGATCAGCATCCTCAACATCAAAGGGAGCAAAATGGGCAACAGGCGCACAGCCAACATCCGCAGCTTGGGCTACTCTGATCTCTTCTGCCTGTCTAAGGAAGATCTCATGGAGGCAGTCACAGAATATCCCGATGCCAAAAGGATCTTGGAGGAGCGCGGCCGGGAGATCCTAATCAAGGAAGGGCTGCTGGATGAGTCAGCTGCAGAGGAAAGCACAGAAGGGAAGAGCatggaggagaggctggacaGGGTGGCCTCAAACCTGGACGTGCTGCACACCCGCTTTGGCCGGCTCCTGACTGAGTACAGTGATGCCCAGATGAAGCTCAAGCAGCGCATCACTGCTCTGGAGTCCAAGATGAGGCAGGAGGAACCGGAGGATTTCTTCTCTGATAGCTCAGACAGTCTGTTTGAGGATGAGGAGAAAGCTTCACCTGGTGGGATGCAGTGA